One genomic region from Rattus norvegicus strain BN/NHsdMcwi chromosome 10, GRCr8, whole genome shotgun sequence encodes:
- the Csf2 gene encoding granulocyte-macrophage colony-stimulating factor precursor yields MWLQNLLFLGIVVYSFSAPTRSPNPVTRPWKHVDAIKEALSLLNDMRALENEKNEDVDIISNEFSIQRPTCVQTRLKLYKQGLRGNLTKLNGALTMIASHYQTNCPPTPETDCEIEVTTFEDFIKNLKGFLFDIPFDCWKPVQK; encoded by the exons ATGTGGCTGCAGAATTTACTTTTCCTGGGCATTGTGGTCTACAGTTTCTCAGCACCCACCCGCTCGCCCAACCCTGTCACCCGGCCCTGGAAGCATGTAGATGCCATCAAAGAAGCTCTGAGCCTCCTAAATGACATGCGTGCTCTGGAG AACGAAAAGAACGAAGACGTAGACATCATCTCTAATGAGTTCTCCATCCAG AGGCCGACATGTGTGCAGACCCGCCTGAAGCTATACAAGCAGGGTCTACGGGGCAACCTCACCAAACTCAATGGCGCCTTGACCATGATAGCCAGCCACTACCAGACGAACTGCCCTCCAACCCCG GAAACTGACTGTGAAATAGAAGTCACCACCTTTGAGGATTTCATAAAGAACCTTAAAGGCTTTCTGTTTGATATCCCTTTTGACTGCTGGAAGCCGGTCCAGAAATGA